A DNA window from Ictalurus punctatus breed USDA103 chromosome 11, Coco_2.0, whole genome shotgun sequence contains the following coding sequences:
- the LOC108271967 gene encoding SAM pointed domain-containing Ets transcription factor — protein MASPVRVHLDTALLQPARPASSFSENTLAVLKTENGTVEALELVDNKPRLDSTDRALPGLYLSCFDMLFTEDATWLVRVADSSASVASGPNPGPCPEPDQCPVIDSPGLGSEPLSPGLEDQVEERSLEQVQSLVVGEVLKDIETACKLLNITPDPVEWSCGNVQKWLLWTEHLYRLPQVGKAFQDLDGKDLCAMTEEDFRQRCPQCGDTLHAHLDIWKSAAWMKERCSVGESRITEREELWSEADSSCSGQPIHLWQFLRELLLKPHSYGRCIRWLNKEKGIFKIEDSAHVARLWGLRKNRPAMNYDKLSRSIRQYYKKGIIRKPDVSQRLVYQFVHPV, from the exons ATGGCTAGTCCAGTGCGGGTTCACCTAGACACTGCCTTGCTCCAGCCAGCCCGCCCTGCCTCCAGTTTCTCTGAGAACACTTTGGCTGTTCTGAAAACGGAAAATGGGACAGTGGAGGCTCTGGAGCTGGTGGACAATAAGCCACGGCTGGACAGCACTGATCGTGCCCTTCCGGGACTCTACCTGTCCTGTTTTGACATGCTGTTTACCGAGGATGCCACCTGGCTGGTGAGGGTAGCGGACTCCTCTGCATCAGTTGCTAGTGGACCTAATCCGGGACCATGTCCAGAGCCAGACCAGTGCCCTGTGATTGATAGTCCTGGGCTAGGGAGTGAACCACTGTCCCCTGGCCTTGAAGACCAGGTGGAGGAGAGATCTCTGGAGCAAGTGCAGAGCCTTGTGGTTGGAGAAGTGCTAAAGGACATTGAGACAGCCTGCAAGCTGCTGAACATCACACCAG ATCCGGTGGAGTGGAGTTGTGGAAATGTTCAGAAGTGGCTGCTGTGGACAGAGCACCTGTATCGACTCCCTCAGGTGGGCAAAGCATTTCAGGACCTGGATGGGAAAGACTTGTGTGCCATGACAGAGGAAGACTTTCGACAGCGTTGCCCACAGTGTGGTGACACACTCCACGCTCATCTAGATATATGGAAATCAG CTGCCTGGATGAAAGAGAGATGTTCAGTAGGAGAGAGCAGGATCACAG agagagaggagctgtGGTCGGAAGCAGATTCATCTTGTTCCGGTCAGCCCATCCATTTGTGGCAGTTCCTCAGAGAGCTCTTACTTAAACCACACAGCTATGGACGCTGCATCCGCTGGCTCAATAAAGAGAAAG GTATTTTCAAAATTGAAGATTCTGCTCACGTAGCACGACTCTGGGGTCTGAGGAAGAACCGGCCAGCGATGAACTACGACAAGCTTAGCCGCTCCATCAGGCAGTACTACAAGAAGGGAATCATCCGTAAGCCAGATGTGTCTCAGAGACTGGTCTATCAGTTTGTCCACCCAGTATGA